In the genome of Meles meles chromosome 16, mMelMel3.1 paternal haplotype, whole genome shotgun sequence, one region contains:
- the PPM1B gene encoding protein phosphatase 1B isoform X5, with amino-acid sequence MTKNFTQGHTANSLLNMGAFLDKPKTEKHNAHGAGNGLRYGLSSMQGWRVEMEDAHTAVVGIPHGLEDWSFFAVYDGHAGSRVANYCSTHLLEHITNNEDFRAAAKSGSTLEPSVENVKNGIRTGFLKIDEYMRNFSDLRNGMDRSGSTAVGVLISPKHIYFINCGDSRAVLYRNGQVCFSTQDHKPCNPREKERIQNAGGSVMIQRVNGSLAVSRALGDYDYKCVDGKGPTEQLVSPEPEVYEILRAEEDEFIILACDGIWDVMSNEELCEFVKSRLEVSDDLENVCNWVVDTCLHKGSRDNMSIVLVCFSNAPKVSDEAVRKDSELDKHLESRVEEIMEKSGEEGMPDLAHVMRILSAENIPNLPPGGGLAGKRNVIEAVYSRLNPHRESDGGAGDLEDPW; translated from the exons ATGACTAAGAAttttactcaaggtcacacagcta attCCTTATTAAACATGGGTGCATTTTTGGACAAACCCAAAACTGAGAAACATAATGCTCATGGTGCTGGGAATGGTTTACGTTACGGCCTGAGCAGTATGCAAGGATGGAGAGTGGAAATGGAAGACGCACACACAGCTGTTGTAGGCATTCCTCACGGCTTGGAAGACTGGTCATTTTTTGCAGTTTATGATGGTCATGCTGGATCTCGAGTAGCAAATTACTGCTCAACGCATTTATTAGAGCACATCACTAATAACGAAGACTTCAGGGCAGCTGCAAAATCAGGATCCACTCTTGAGCCCTCCGTGGAAAATGTCAAGAATGGCATCAGAACTGGCTTTTTGAAAATCGATGAATACATGCGTAACTTTTCAGACCTCAGAAATGGAATGGACAGAAGCGGTTCAACTGCAGTGGGGGTCCTGATTTCACCCAAGCATATCTACTTTATCAACTGTGGTGATTCACGTGCTGTTCTGTATAGGAATGGACAAGTCTGCTTTTCCACCCAGGATCACAAACCTTGCAATCCAAGGGAGAAGGAGCGAATCCAGAATGCAGGAGGCAGCGTAATGATACAGCGTGTTAATGGTTCCTTAGCAGTGTCTCGTGCTTTGGGGGACTATGATTACAAGTGTGTTGATGGCAAGGGCCCAACAGAACAACTTGTTTCTCCAGAGCCTGAGGTTTATGAAATTTTAAGAGCAGAAGAGGATGAATTTATCATCTTGGCTTGTGATGGGATCTGGGATGTTATGAGTAATGAGGAGCTCTGTGAATTTGTTAAATCTAGGCTTGAGGTATCTGATGACCTGGAAAATGTGTGCAATTGGGTAGTGGACACTTGTTTACATAAG ggAAGTCGAGATAACATGAGTATTGTACTAGTTTGCTTTTCAAATGCTCCCAAGGTCTCAGATGAAGCAGTGAGAAAAGATTCAGAGCTGGATAAGCACTTGGAATCACGGGTTGAAG aAATTATGGAGAAGTCTGGTGAGGAAGGAATGCCTGATCTTGCCCATGTCATGCGCATCTTGTCTGCAGAAAATATCCCAAATTTGCCTCCTGGGGGAGGTCTTGCTGGCAA GCGCAATGTTATTGAAGCTGTTTATAGTAGGCTGAATCCACATCGAGAAAGTGATGGG
- the PPM1B gene encoding protein phosphatase 1B isoform X3, giving the protein MTKNFTQGHTANSLLNMGAFLDKPKTEKHNAHGAGNGLRYGLSSMQGWRVEMEDAHTAVVGIPHGLEDWSFFAVYDGHAGSRVANYCSTHLLEHITNNEDFRAAAKSGSTLEPSVENVKNGIRTGFLKIDEYMRNFSDLRNGMDRSGSTAVGVLISPKHIYFINCGDSRAVLYRNGQVCFSTQDHKPCNPREKERIQNAGGSVMIQRVNGSLAVSRALGDYDYKCVDGKGPTEQLVSPEPEVYEILRAEEDEFIILACDGIWDVMSNEELCEFVKSRLEVSDDLENVCNWVVDTCLHKGSRDNMSIVLVCFSNAPKVSDEAVRKDSELDKHLESRVEEIMEKSGEEGMPDLAHVMRILSAENIPNLPPGGGLAGKRNVIEAVYSRLNPHRESDGMAVSGMSICKPAKGSGDKKGSGWQTFQAPKSTRT; this is encoded by the exons ATGACTAAGAAttttactcaaggtcacacagcta attCCTTATTAAACATGGGTGCATTTTTGGACAAACCCAAAACTGAGAAACATAATGCTCATGGTGCTGGGAATGGTTTACGTTACGGCCTGAGCAGTATGCAAGGATGGAGAGTGGAAATGGAAGACGCACACACAGCTGTTGTAGGCATTCCTCACGGCTTGGAAGACTGGTCATTTTTTGCAGTTTATGATGGTCATGCTGGATCTCGAGTAGCAAATTACTGCTCAACGCATTTATTAGAGCACATCACTAATAACGAAGACTTCAGGGCAGCTGCAAAATCAGGATCCACTCTTGAGCCCTCCGTGGAAAATGTCAAGAATGGCATCAGAACTGGCTTTTTGAAAATCGATGAATACATGCGTAACTTTTCAGACCTCAGAAATGGAATGGACAGAAGCGGTTCAACTGCAGTGGGGGTCCTGATTTCACCCAAGCATATCTACTTTATCAACTGTGGTGATTCACGTGCTGTTCTGTATAGGAATGGACAAGTCTGCTTTTCCACCCAGGATCACAAACCTTGCAATCCAAGGGAGAAGGAGCGAATCCAGAATGCAGGAGGCAGCGTAATGATACAGCGTGTTAATGGTTCCTTAGCAGTGTCTCGTGCTTTGGGGGACTATGATTACAAGTGTGTTGATGGCAAGGGCCCAACAGAACAACTTGTTTCTCCAGAGCCTGAGGTTTATGAAATTTTAAGAGCAGAAGAGGATGAATTTATCATCTTGGCTTGTGATGGGATCTGGGATGTTATGAGTAATGAGGAGCTCTGTGAATTTGTTAAATCTAGGCTTGAGGTATCTGATGACCTGGAAAATGTGTGCAATTGGGTAGTGGACACTTGTTTACATAAG ggAAGTCGAGATAACATGAGTATTGTACTAGTTTGCTTTTCAAATGCTCCCAAGGTCTCAGATGAAGCAGTGAGAAAAGATTCAGAGCTGGATAAGCACTTGGAATCACGGGTTGAAG aAATTATGGAGAAGTCTGGTGAGGAAGGAATGCCTGATCTTGCCCATGTCATGCGCATCTTGTCTGCAGAAAATATCCCAAATTTGCCTCCTGGGGGAGGTCTTGCTGGCAA GCGCAATGTTATTGAAGCTGTTTATAGTAGGCTGAATCCACATCGAGAAAGTGATGGG
- the PPM1B gene encoding protein phosphatase 1B isoform X4 produces the protein MTKNFTQGHTANSLLNMGAFLDKPKTEKHNAHGAGNGLRYGLSSMQGWRVEMEDAHTAVVGIPHGLEDWSFFAVYDGHAGSRVANYCSTHLLEHITNNEDFRAAAKSGSTLEPSVENVKNGIRTGFLKIDEYMRNFSDLRNGMDRSGSTAVGVLISPKHIYFINCGDSRAVLYRNGQVCFSTQDHKPCNPREKERIQNAGGSVMIQRVNGSLAVSRALGDYDYKCVDGKGPTEQLVSPEPEVYEILRAEEDEFIILACDGIWDVMSNEELCEFVKSRLEVSDDLENVCNWVVDTCLHKGSRDNMSIVLVCFSNAPKVSDEAVRKDSELDKHLESRVEEIMEKSGEEGMPDLAHVMRILSAENIPNLPPGGGLAGKRNVIEAVYSRLNPHRESDGNINFWPVWTHIDMSELS, from the exons ATGACTAAGAAttttactcaaggtcacacagcta attCCTTATTAAACATGGGTGCATTTTTGGACAAACCCAAAACTGAGAAACATAATGCTCATGGTGCTGGGAATGGTTTACGTTACGGCCTGAGCAGTATGCAAGGATGGAGAGTGGAAATGGAAGACGCACACACAGCTGTTGTAGGCATTCCTCACGGCTTGGAAGACTGGTCATTTTTTGCAGTTTATGATGGTCATGCTGGATCTCGAGTAGCAAATTACTGCTCAACGCATTTATTAGAGCACATCACTAATAACGAAGACTTCAGGGCAGCTGCAAAATCAGGATCCACTCTTGAGCCCTCCGTGGAAAATGTCAAGAATGGCATCAGAACTGGCTTTTTGAAAATCGATGAATACATGCGTAACTTTTCAGACCTCAGAAATGGAATGGACAGAAGCGGTTCAACTGCAGTGGGGGTCCTGATTTCACCCAAGCATATCTACTTTATCAACTGTGGTGATTCACGTGCTGTTCTGTATAGGAATGGACAAGTCTGCTTTTCCACCCAGGATCACAAACCTTGCAATCCAAGGGAGAAGGAGCGAATCCAGAATGCAGGAGGCAGCGTAATGATACAGCGTGTTAATGGTTCCTTAGCAGTGTCTCGTGCTTTGGGGGACTATGATTACAAGTGTGTTGATGGCAAGGGCCCAACAGAACAACTTGTTTCTCCAGAGCCTGAGGTTTATGAAATTTTAAGAGCAGAAGAGGATGAATTTATCATCTTGGCTTGTGATGGGATCTGGGATGTTATGAGTAATGAGGAGCTCTGTGAATTTGTTAAATCTAGGCTTGAGGTATCTGATGACCTGGAAAATGTGTGCAATTGGGTAGTGGACACTTGTTTACATAAG ggAAGTCGAGATAACATGAGTATTGTACTAGTTTGCTTTTCAAATGCTCCCAAGGTCTCAGATGAAGCAGTGAGAAAAGATTCAGAGCTGGATAAGCACTTGGAATCACGGGTTGAAG aAATTATGGAGAAGTCTGGTGAGGAAGGAATGCCTGATCTTGCCCATGTCATGCGCATCTTGTCTGCAGAAAATATCCCAAATTTGCCTCCTGGGGGAGGTCTTGCTGGCAA GCGCAATGTTATTGAAGCTGTTTATAGTAGGCTGAATCCACATCGAGAAAGTGATGGG
- the PPM1B gene encoding protein phosphatase 1B isoform X6 — MTKNFTQGHTANSLLNMGAFLDKPKTEKHNAHGAGNGLRYGLSSMQGWRVEMEDAHTAVVGIPHGLEDWSFFAVYDGHAGSRVANYCSTHLLEHITNNEDFRAAAKSGSTLEPSVENVKNGIRTGFLKIDEYMRNFSDLRNGMDRSGSTAVGVLISPKHIYFINCGDSRAVLYRNGQVCFSTQDHKPCNPREKERIQNAGGSVMIQRVNGSLAVSRALGDYDYKCVDGKGPTEQLVSPEPEVYEILRAEEDEFIILACDGIWDVMSNEELCEFVKSRLEVSDDLENVCNWVVDTCLHKGSRDNMSIVLVCFSNAPKVSDEAVRKDSELDKHLESRVEEIMEKSGEEGMPDLAHVMRILSAENIPNLPPGGGLAGKRNVIEAVYSRLNPHRESDGTL; from the exons ATGACTAAGAAttttactcaaggtcacacagcta attCCTTATTAAACATGGGTGCATTTTTGGACAAACCCAAAACTGAGAAACATAATGCTCATGGTGCTGGGAATGGTTTACGTTACGGCCTGAGCAGTATGCAAGGATGGAGAGTGGAAATGGAAGACGCACACACAGCTGTTGTAGGCATTCCTCACGGCTTGGAAGACTGGTCATTTTTTGCAGTTTATGATGGTCATGCTGGATCTCGAGTAGCAAATTACTGCTCAACGCATTTATTAGAGCACATCACTAATAACGAAGACTTCAGGGCAGCTGCAAAATCAGGATCCACTCTTGAGCCCTCCGTGGAAAATGTCAAGAATGGCATCAGAACTGGCTTTTTGAAAATCGATGAATACATGCGTAACTTTTCAGACCTCAGAAATGGAATGGACAGAAGCGGTTCAACTGCAGTGGGGGTCCTGATTTCACCCAAGCATATCTACTTTATCAACTGTGGTGATTCACGTGCTGTTCTGTATAGGAATGGACAAGTCTGCTTTTCCACCCAGGATCACAAACCTTGCAATCCAAGGGAGAAGGAGCGAATCCAGAATGCAGGAGGCAGCGTAATGATACAGCGTGTTAATGGTTCCTTAGCAGTGTCTCGTGCTTTGGGGGACTATGATTACAAGTGTGTTGATGGCAAGGGCCCAACAGAACAACTTGTTTCTCCAGAGCCTGAGGTTTATGAAATTTTAAGAGCAGAAGAGGATGAATTTATCATCTTGGCTTGTGATGGGATCTGGGATGTTATGAGTAATGAGGAGCTCTGTGAATTTGTTAAATCTAGGCTTGAGGTATCTGATGACCTGGAAAATGTGTGCAATTGGGTAGTGGACACTTGTTTACATAAG ggAAGTCGAGATAACATGAGTATTGTACTAGTTTGCTTTTCAAATGCTCCCAAGGTCTCAGATGAAGCAGTGAGAAAAGATTCAGAGCTGGATAAGCACTTGGAATCACGGGTTGAAG aAATTATGGAGAAGTCTGGTGAGGAAGGAATGCCTGATCTTGCCCATGTCATGCGCATCTTGTCTGCAGAAAATATCCCAAATTTGCCTCCTGGGGGAGGTCTTGCTGGCAA GCGCAATGTTATTGAAGCTGTTTATAGTAGGCTGAATCCACATCGAGAAAGTGATGGG